A single window of Martelella sp. NC20 DNA harbors:
- the rpsF gene encoding 30S ribosomal protein S6 — protein MTLYEHVFLARQDITAQQVDGLVEQYKALLEENGGKVGRIENWGLKSLTYRIRKNRKAHYALMDIEAPAAAIHEMERQMRINEDILRYMTVKVEAHEEGPSAMMQKRDRDDRPRRDGGREGGRDNRGGDRDRGDRGDRGGDRGERRPRF, from the coding sequence ATGACACTTTACGAACACGTGTTCCTGGCCCGCCAGGACATCACGGCCCAGCAGGTCGACGGTCTCGTCGAGCAGTACAAAGCGCTGCTCGAGGAAAACGGCGGCAAGGTCGGCCGTATCGAGAACTGGGGCCTGAAGTCCCTCACCTACCGCATCCGCAAGAACCGCAAGGCGCATTACGCGCTGATGGACATCGAAGCGCCGGCCGCCGCGATCCACGAGATGGAACGCCAGATGCGCATCAACGAAGACATCCTGCGCTACATGACCGTCAAGGTCGAAGCGCATGAGGAAGGTCCTTCGGCGATGATGCAGAAGCGCGACCGCGACGACCGTCCCCGCCGTGACGGCGGACGCGAAGGCGGCCGTGACAACCGTGGCGGCGACCGCGATCGCGGTGACCGAGGCGACCGTGGCGGTGACCGCGGCGAACGCCGCCCGCGCTTCTAA
- a CDS encoding AbiTii domain-containing protein, producing MSSLKVCLKTGFVEMSLLREIQQSLMQENSEIGPVLLKLRFLASKLGSDLLEEWVKHEGEGYPKDVEVPEYRKLTVTYKATFSGAFGSGITNAPIPPFLIEKYCGDGWNEYSIRQSVAAVDSLLSGGEGGVLQINASDLILLLQGKIYENMACNSVTGILSKAGLVELQYAVRSKILEFTIELEKKIPAAAEVKIGAAEQLNVQDTEKVTQLTHQIFLGDVTTIHSSGGENNRVNLNSNDSSANASE from the coding sequence ATGTCGTCGCTGAAGGTTTGTCTGAAAACTGGTTTTGTCGAAATGAGTTTATTGCGAGAAATTCAGCAATCGTTGATGCAAGAAAACAGCGAAATTGGTCCTGTGCTCCTAAAGCTTCGCTTTTTGGCGTCCAAGCTTGGTAGTGATCTCTTGGAAGAGTGGGTGAAACATGAAGGTGAGGGTTACCCAAAGGATGTAGAAGTACCTGAATACCGAAAGCTCACTGTTACCTACAAAGCAACGTTTTCTGGTGCGTTTGGCTCTGGTATAACGAATGCGCCAATTCCGCCTTTCTTGATCGAGAAGTACTGCGGAGACGGCTGGAATGAATACTCTATTCGCCAGAGCGTCGCAGCGGTCGACAGTCTCTTGAGTGGAGGCGAAGGTGGGGTTTTACAAATTAACGCTTCAGATCTTATCCTATTGTTGCAGGGTAAAATATACGAAAATATGGCATGCAATAGTGTTACCGGAATTCTGTCTAAGGCTGGCCTGGTCGAGCTCCAGTACGCTGTGCGCTCAAAAATTCTAGAATTCACAATCGAATTGGAGAAGAAGATACCCGCTGCTGCGGAGGTAAAGATCGGTGCGGCGGAACAGCTGAATGTACAAGACACCGAAAAGGTTACTCAATTAACTCATCAGATTTTTCTAGGTGATGTCACGACCATTCATAGCAGCGGTGGAGAAAACAATCGTGTGAATCTGAATTCAAATGACAGTTCAGCCAACGCGTCTGAATGA
- a CDS encoding siderophore-interacting protein: MNKRPEPKLFEVLSAEQVTPNMRRVSIGGPAMAAFPAGQDGGYVKLMLPGADEKPLLRTYTIRSQSAEALDIDFALHGIGGGGGPAVSWAQDVNPGETIRVGGPGPAKTLPPGADWYLVLGDMTALPAIAVNLEALPDDAVGDAVIEIQTEDDRQDLRHPEGVRLHWVINPEPGHQPEMFEQIVRSLAWRKGRVYAWSATEFEVMRRVRTYLRGECGLGSDQLYISSYWKQGLGEDQHRVVKRADAETAAG, encoded by the coding sequence ATGAACAAACGACCAGAACCCAAACTCTTCGAAGTCCTCTCCGCGGAGCAAGTCACCCCGAACATGCGCCGCGTCTCCATTGGCGGTCCTGCCATGGCAGCGTTTCCCGCCGGACAGGATGGCGGCTATGTGAAGCTGATGCTTCCAGGCGCCGATGAAAAGCCCTTGCTGCGGACCTATACGATCCGCAGCCAGAGCGCCGAGGCGCTCGACATCGATTTTGCATTGCACGGAATTGGCGGCGGCGGCGGCCCGGCCGTTTCCTGGGCGCAGGACGTGAACCCCGGCGAAACCATAAGGGTCGGCGGACCGGGACCGGCCAAGACGCTGCCGCCCGGCGCCGACTGGTACCTCGTGCTGGGCGACATGACCGCCCTTCCCGCCATCGCCGTCAATCTTGAGGCGCTGCCCGATGACGCGGTTGGCGATGCCGTGATCGAGATCCAGACCGAGGACGACCGGCAGGACCTTCGCCATCCCGAAGGCGTCCGCCTGCATTGGGTCATCAACCCCGAGCCCGGTCATCAGCCTGAGATGTTCGAGCAGATCGTCCGTTCCCTCGCCTGGCGCAAGGGCCGCGTCTATGCCTGGTCCGCAACGGAATTCGAGGTGATGCGGCGCGTCAGGACCTATCTGAGGGGAGAATGCGGGCTGGGGTCCGATCAACTCTATATTTCCAGCTACTGGAAACAGGGGCTCGGGGAGGATCAGCATCGGGTGGTGAAAAGGGCTGATGCAGAGACTGCGGCGGGGTGA
- a CDS encoding calcium/sodium antiporter — MDFLFIALGLVGLYFGAEWLVSGAVATARRVGISPLVASIVIVGFGTSLPELLVSVRAALAGAPGIALGNVVGSNIANILLIVGVAAVIFPISGWDRNVRRDAATMTASAVFLLFLVQYDVIGRVAGLVLLALLALFLFRTYRFAVATETGPELPADGAIPVRKMTVLIIAGLALLVVGAELLIRGATELASHFGISDAVVGLTVVALGTSLPELATAVVAALKRHSDVAIGNVTGSCIFNVLCIIGATGAIAPLPVPQGFASFDVPVMLAATVFFALMLFFAPKFHRATGVVMMAAYGGYIWTLV; from the coding sequence TTGGATTTTCTGTTTATCGCGCTCGGGCTGGTCGGGCTTTATTTCGGTGCGGAATGGCTGGTTTCGGGTGCGGTGGCGACGGCGCGGCGGGTGGGGATTTCCCCGCTGGTGGCGTCAATCGTGATCGTCGGCTTCGGCACCTCGCTTCCCGAACTTCTGGTCTCCGTCCGCGCAGCGCTTGCCGGCGCGCCGGGCATCGCGCTTGGCAATGTGGTCGGTTCCAACATCGCCAATATCCTGCTGATCGTCGGCGTTGCCGCGGTGATCTTTCCGATTTCCGGCTGGGACCGGAATGTGCGCCGCGATGCCGCGACCATGACTGCCTCCGCCGTGTTCCTGCTGTTTCTGGTGCAATATGATGTGATCGGACGGGTTGCGGGCCTCGTGCTGCTGGCGCTGCTGGCGCTGTTCCTGTTCAGAACCTACCGCTTCGCCGTTGCCACCGAAACCGGCCCGGAACTGCCCGCCGACGGCGCGATTCCGGTCAGGAAGATGACGGTCCTGATCATCGCGGGGCTCGCCTTGCTGGTCGTCGGCGCCGAACTGCTGATCCGCGGCGCGACCGAGCTTGCCAGCCATTTCGGCATATCCGACGCGGTGGTGGGCCTGACGGTCGTGGCGCTGGGCACCAGCCTGCCGGAACTCGCCACCGCCGTCGTCGCCGCCCTCAAGCGCCATTCCGACGTCGCGATCGGCAATGTCACCGGCTCCTGCATCTTCAACGTGCTCTGCATCATCGGCGCCACCGGGGCGATCGCGCCGCTCCCCGTGCCGCAAGGCTTTGCAAGCTTCGACGTGCCGGTGATGCTGGCGGCGACCGTGTTCTTCGCGCTGATGCTGTTCTTCGCGCCGAAATTTCACAGGGCGACGGGGGTCGTGATGATGGCGGCCTATGGGGGGTATATCTGGACCTTGGTGTAG
- a CDS encoding aldo/keto reductase produces MKIKSLGRTGIEVSQICLGTMTWGSQNSLEEASAQMDYAVENGVNFFDTAEMYPVTPIGPETYGRTEEFIGEWLKARGKRDDIVLASKVAGPGRPWVRNGGPLTPQGIRTALDQSLKRLKTDYIDLYQVHWPNRNHFHFRNSWSYSPFGQDRFQARIDIAETLDALDDLVKAGKIRAVGLSNETSWGTMKYLERAETMDRARIATVQNEYNLLYRHHDLDMAELAHHEDVGLLAFSPLATGLLTGKYRNGRVPEGSRATISPDLGGRMQEHQEPAVDAYCKLAETHGLDPAQMALAFVLSRPFVTAAIIGATSMEQLKTNIAAADVAMTDDILGDIARLHRAFPAPI; encoded by the coding sequence ATGAAAATCAAAAGTTTGGGCCGCACCGGCATCGAGGTTTCGCAAATCTGTCTCGGCACCATGACCTGGGGCAGCCAGAATTCGCTGGAGGAAGCGAGCGCCCAGATGGACTATGCCGTGGAAAACGGCGTCAACTTCTTCGACACCGCCGAGATGTATCCGGTGACCCCGATCGGTCCGGAAACCTATGGCCGCACCGAGGAATTCATCGGCGAATGGCTGAAGGCGCGCGGCAAGCGCGACGATATCGTGCTCGCCAGCAAGGTCGCGGGCCCCGGAAGGCCCTGGGTCCGGAATGGCGGTCCACTGACGCCGCAGGGCATCCGCACCGCGCTGGACCAGAGCCTGAAGCGGCTGAAGACCGACTACATCGACCTCTACCAGGTGCACTGGCCCAATCGCAATCATTTCCATTTCCGCAATTCCTGGTCCTACTCCCCCTTCGGCCAGGACCGGTTCCAGGCCCGCATCGATATCGCCGAGACGCTCGACGCGCTGGATGATCTGGTGAAAGCCGGCAAGATCCGCGCGGTCGGCCTTTCCAACGAAACCTCATGGGGCACGATGAAATATCTCGAACGCGCCGAGACGATGGACCGGGCGCGTATCGCCACCGTGCAGAACGAATACAATCTTCTCTACCGCCACCACGATCTCGACATGGCCGAGCTTGCCCATCATGAAGATGTCGGACTTCTGGCGTTCTCGCCGCTCGCGACCGGGCTTTTGACCGGCAAATATCGCAATGGCAGGGTGCCGGAAGGCTCGCGCGCGACCATCTCGCCCGATCTCGGCGGCCGGATGCAGGAGCATCAGGAGCCCGCCGTCGATGCCTATTGCAAACTCGCCGAAACCCACGGGCTGGACCCGGCGCAGATGGCGCTCGCCTTCGTGCTGTCGCGCCCGTTCGTGACCGCCGCCATCATCGGCGCCACCTCGATGGAACAGCTGAAAACCAACATCGCCGCCGCCGATGTGGCCATGACCGACGACATTCTCGGCGATATCGCAAGGCTGCACCGGGCATTTCCGGCGCCGATCTGA
- the fabD gene encoding ACP S-malonyltransferase translates to MSVAFTFPGQGSQTVGMGKAMADEFTAARLVFEEVDDALGEKLSNIIWEGPEDQLQLTANAQPALMAVSLATVRVMEAEGLDLATDISYVAGHSLGEYSALCAAGTFSLADTARLLRIRGNAMQRAVPVGKGAMAAIIGLEFEDVEALCAAAAATGVCQIANDNGGGQIVISGEKEAVEKAVALATEKGAKRALLLPVSAPFHCSLMAPAADAMEEALAEVRRGEPVVPVIANVRAAPVSDPDEIMKLLVEQVTGRVRWRETVSWFAANEIETLYEVGAGKVLTGLARRIERSLNGVAIGAPGDIDAALKAIKG, encoded by the coding sequence ATGAGCGTTGCATTCACCTTTCCCGGACAGGGAAGCCAGACTGTCGGCATGGGCAAGGCAATGGCGGATGAATTCACCGCCGCCCGGCTGGTCTTCGAGGAAGTGGATGATGCGCTCGGCGAAAAGCTCTCGAACATCATCTGGGAAGGCCCCGAAGACCAGCTTCAGCTCACCGCCAACGCCCAGCCGGCGCTGATGGCGGTATCGCTTGCCACCGTGCGGGTGATGGAGGCCGAAGGGCTCGATCTTGCGACCGATATTTCCTATGTCGCCGGCCACTCGCTTGGCGAATATTCGGCGCTCTGCGCCGCCGGCACCTTCTCGCTTGCCGATACAGCAAGGCTTTTGCGTATTCGCGGCAATGCCATGCAGCGCGCGGTACCGGTCGGAAAAGGCGCGATGGCGGCGATCATCGGTCTCGAATTCGAGGATGTCGAGGCGCTTTGCGCGGCGGCCGCGGCCACCGGCGTCTGCCAGATCGCCAACGATAATGGCGGCGGCCAGATCGTGATCTCCGGCGAAAAAGAGGCTGTCGAAAAGGCGGTCGCGCTCGCCACCGAAAAGGGCGCCAAGCGCGCGCTGCTGCTGCCGGTCTCCGCACCCTTCCATTGTTCGTTGATGGCGCCCGCCGCCGACGCGATGGAGGAAGCGCTGGCGGAAGTGCGTCGCGGCGAACCGGTGGTGCCGGTGATCGCCAATGTCCGCGCCGCACCCGTTTCCGATCCCGATGAAATCATGAAACTGCTGGTCGAGCAGGTCACCGGAAGGGTGCGCTGGCGCGAGACGGTGAGCTGGTTTGCGGCAAATGAAATCGAAACGCTCTATGAAGTCGGCGCCGGCAAGGTGCTGACCGGTCTTGCGCGCCGCATCGAGCGCTCGCTCAACGGCGTCGCGATCGGCGCGCCGGGCGATATCGACGCGGCGCTGAAAGCGATCAAGGGCTGA
- the fabG gene encoding 3-oxoacyl-[acyl-carrier-protein] reductase translates to MLDLTGRKALVTGASGGIGEAIARMLHAQGATVALHGTRAEKLEALAGELGERTHVFPADLSDRAAVKALGEKAEAELEGVDILVNNAGITKDGLFVRMSDADWESVLEVNLTAAFVLTRTIMHPMMRRRFGRVVNITSIVGVTGNPGQANYCAAKAGMIGFSKSLAQEVAPRNVTVNCVAPGFIETAMTDKLNDKQKEAILGAVPMKRMGSGDDIAAAVTYLASNEAGYVTGQTLHINGGMAMI, encoded by the coding sequence ATGTTGGATCTGACTGGCCGCAAGGCGCTTGTTACCGGTGCCAGCGGCGGCATAGGCGAGGCGATCGCCCGTATGCTCCACGCCCAGGGCGCGACCGTCGCGCTTCACGGCACGCGTGCTGAAAAGCTCGAGGCGCTGGCCGGAGAGCTTGGCGAACGCACCCATGTATTTCCCGCCGATCTTTCCGATCGCGCCGCCGTCAAGGCGCTCGGCGAAAAGGCCGAGGCCGAGCTCGAGGGCGTCGATATCCTGGTCAACAATGCAGGCATCACCAAGGATGGGCTGTTCGTGCGGATGAGCGATGCCGATTGGGAAAGCGTGCTGGAGGTCAACCTCACCGCAGCCTTCGTGCTGACCCGCACCATCATGCATCCGATGATGCGCCGCCGCTTCGGCCGGGTCGTCAACATCACCTCGATCGTCGGCGTCACCGGCAATCCGGGCCAGGCCAATTATTGCGCGGCCAAGGCCGGGATGATCGGGTTCTCGAAATCGCTGGCGCAGGAAGTGGCGCCGCGCAACGTCACCGTCAATTGCGTGGCCCCCGGTTTCATCGAAACCGCGATGACCGACAAGCTGAACGACAAGCAGAAAGAGGCGATCCTTGGCGCCGTGCCGATGAAGCGGATGGGCAGCGGTGATGACATTGCGGCCGCGGTCACCTATCTTGCCTCCAACGAGGCTGGCTATGTCACAGGTCAGACCTTGCATATCAATGGCGGTATGGCCATGATCTGA
- a CDS encoding acyl carrier protein produces MSDIAERVKKIVVDHLGVDADKVVESASFIDDLGADSLDTVELVMAFEEEFGVEIPDDAADSILTVGDAIKFIEKAQA; encoded by the coding sequence ATGAGCGATATCGCAGAACGCGTTAAGAAAATTGTAGTTGACCACCTGGGCGTGGATGCCGACAAGGTTGTCGAAAGCGCAAGCTTCATCGACGATCTCGGCGCCGACTCGCTCGATACTGTCGAGCTGGTCATGGCCTTCGAAGAAGAGTTCGGTGTGGAAATCCCCGACGATGCGGCCGATTCGATCCTCACGGTCGGCGATGCCATCAAGTTCATCGAAAAGGCTCAGGCCTGA
- the fabF gene encoding beta-ketoacyl-ACP synthase II produces the protein MRRVVITGLGMVTPLGCGTEVTWSRLLDGVSGASKVTAFETEDLAARIACSIPLGDGSDGSFNPDQWLEPKEQRKVDPFITYAMAAADMALSDADWHPESDDDQIATGVLIGSGIGGLNGIVEAGYTLRDRGPRRVSPFFIPGRLINLASGQVSIRHKLRGPNHSVVTACSTGAHAIGDASRIIGFGDADVMVAGGTESPICRIALAGFAACKALSTNFNDEPERASRPYDVDRDGFVMGEGAGIVVLEELEHAKARGAKIYAEVVGYGMSGDAFHITAPSEDGEGAFRCMTSALKRAGIAPSDVDYINAHGTSTMADTIELGAVERLMGDAADKVSMSSTKSATGHLLGAAGAIEAIFSTLAIRDNIAPPTLNLDNPERETAIDLVPKVARKRNIDIALSNSFGFGGTNASLVLRRFAD, from the coding sequence ATGAGGCGTGTCGTAATCACCGGTCTGGGCATGGTCACACCGCTCGGCTGCGGGACCGAGGTAACCTGGTCGCGTCTGCTTGACGGCGTCAGCGGAGCAAGCAAGGTCACCGCGTTCGAAACGGAAGACCTTGCGGCCAGGATCGCCTGCTCTATCCCGCTCGGCGATGGCAGCGATGGCAGCTTCAATCCCGATCAGTGGCTTGAACCGAAGGAACAGCGCAAGGTCGATCCGTTCATCACCTATGCCATGGCGGCCGCCGACATGGCGCTTTCGGATGCCGACTGGCACCCTGAAAGCGATGATGACCAGATCGCGACCGGCGTTCTGATCGGCTCCGGCATCGGCGGTCTCAACGGCATTGTCGAAGCCGGCTATACGCTGCGCGACCGCGGCCCGCGCCGCGTCTCTCCGTTCTTCATTCCGGGGCGGCTGATCAACCTCGCCTCCGGTCAGGTGTCGATCCGCCACAAGCTGCGCGGCCCCAACCATTCCGTCGTCACGGCCTGCTCCACGGGCGCGCATGCGATCGGGGATGCCAGCCGGATCATCGGCTTCGGCGATGCCGATGTGATGGTCGCCGGCGGCACGGAATCGCCGATATGCCGCATTGCGCTCGCGGGTTTTGCCGCCTGCAAGGCGCTCTCCACCAATTTCAACGATGAACCCGAGCGCGCCTCGCGCCCCTATGATGTTGATCGCGACGGTTTCGTGATGGGCGAGGGCGCCGGTATCGTCGTTCTCGAGGAGTTGGAACATGCCAAGGCGCGCGGCGCGAAGATTTATGCCGAGGTCGTTGGCTACGGCATGAGCGGCGATGCCTTTCACATCACCGCGCCGAGCGAGGATGGCGAGGGCGCGTTCCGCTGCATGACGTCGGCCTTGAAGCGCGCCGGGATCGCGCCGTCCGATGTCGATTACATCAACGCCCACGGCACCTCGACGATGGCCGACACGATCGAGCTTGGCGCGGTCGAGCGGCTTATGGGCGATGCGGCGGACAAGGTGTCGATGTCGTCGACCAAGTCGGCGACCGGCCATCTGCTGGGCGCGGCCGGCGCGATCGAGGCGATTTTCTCGACGCTGGCGATCCGCGACAATATCGCCCCGCCGACGCTCAACCTCGACAATCCCGAGCGCGAGACGGCGATCGACCTGGTGCCGAAAGTCGCGCGCAAACGCAACATCGATATCGCGCTTTCGAACTCCTTCGGCTTTGGCGGCACCAACGCCTCGCTGGTGCTGCGGCGTTTTGCGGATTGA
- the mltG gene encoding endolytic transglycosylase MltG — MSGSDQDNERNSAPERRPAAVKSAKQALRPERVPQPRARSKKARSPVVILLNFMMTLLVLCCIGAIAIYYYAMSSYRDPGPLAGDTEFTVRSGAGLATIAHDLEREGIISDSRIFRYVTAARMRDGETLKAGDYEIEAGASMEEIADLFESGKSILFSISFPEGLTVREVFDKLAADPDLSGDLPEELPPEGSLMPQTFSFARGTPRTGIVEQMRAGQEALVDEIWLQRDKDLPIETKEEFLTLASIVEKETGVPDERPLVAAVFLNRLERGMRLQSDPTVIYGIFGGEGKPSDRPIYRSDLDKETPYNTYRIKGLPPGPIANPGRDALEAVANPAETDALYFVADGSGGHAFAETLDEHNANVRRWRKVEAERSGN; from the coding sequence GTGAGCGGCTCGGATCAGGATAATGAGCGCAATTCCGCGCCGGAACGCAGGCCAGCGGCGGTGAAATCGGCCAAGCAGGCGCTGAGGCCCGAGCGCGTGCCTCAACCCAGGGCGCGCTCGAAAAAGGCAAGGAGCCCGGTCGTCATCCTGCTCAATTTCATGATGACGCTGCTGGTGCTCTGCTGCATCGGCGCAATCGCGATCTATTACTACGCCATGTCGAGCTACCGCGACCCGGGACCGCTTGCCGGCGACACGGAGTTCACGGTGCGAAGCGGCGCGGGGCTTGCGACGATCGCGCATGATCTGGAGCGCGAGGGCATCATCTCTGATTCGCGGATTTTCCGCTATGTCACGGCCGCGCGGATGCGCGACGGCGAGACGCTGAAGGCCGGCGACTACGAGATCGAGGCGGGCGCCTCGATGGAGGAAATCGCCGATCTGTTCGAGTCCGGAAAATCGATCCTGTTCAGCATCTCGTTTCCCGAGGGCCTGACGGTTCGCGAGGTGTTCGACAAGCTTGCCGCCGACCCCGATCTTTCGGGCGATCTGCCTGAGGAACTGCCGCCGGAAGGCAGCCTGATGCCGCAGACGTTTTCGTTTGCGCGCGGAACCCCGCGTACCGGGATCGTGGAGCAGATGCGGGCTGGCCAGGAAGCGCTTGTCGATGAAATCTGGCTGCAGCGCGACAAGGATCTGCCGATCGAGACCAAGGAGGAATTCCTCACGCTTGCCTCGATCGTGGAAAAGGAGACCGGCGTGCCGGACGAGCGGCCGCTGGTGGCGGCTGTCTTTCTCAATCGACTGGAGCGCGGCATGCGGCTTCAGTCCGATCCGACTGTGATCTACGGGATATTCGGCGGCGAGGGCAAGCCGTCCGATCGCCCGATCTACCGCTCCGATCTCGACAAGGAAACGCCCTACAACACCTATCGTATCAAGGGCCTGCCGCCCGGGCCGATCGCCAATCCCGGACGCGATGCGCTGGAGGCCGTCGCCAATCCGGCCGAGACCGACGCCCTGTATTTCGTTGCCGACGGCAGCGGCGGCCATGCATTCGCCGAGACGCTGGATGAGCATAACGCCAATGTCCGGCGCTGGCGCAAGGTTGAAGCCGAGCGCTCCGGCAACTAA
- a CDS encoding YicC/YloC family endoribonuclease, translating into MTQQSMTGFARSQGQKGRYRWTWELRSVNGKGLDLRLRLPQGFDHLESAIRKLTAARLTRGNVQIALNVSVADSKLELVVNETALEAVLDLKNRLASRLDDSRLSLEGLLAVRGIAELREADEPGDAMASREALIVSDLELAIGRLAAMRAEEGEKIVAVLREQVDAIEALTVVIEADRSRQPAVIAARLCEQVQRLLEAAPSLEGDRLYAEAVLLATKSDIREELDRLRAHVTAARALLGEPGPCGRRLDFLAQEFNRETNTICSKSNSVEVTAAGLELKTVIDQFREQLQNLE; encoded by the coding sequence ATGACGCAGCAATCGATGACAGGATTTGCCCGCAGCCAGGGCCAGAAGGGCCGCTACCGCTGGACATGGGAGTTGCGCTCCGTCAACGGCAAGGGGCTCGATCTTCGTCTCAGATTGCCGCAGGGTTTTGACCATCTGGAAAGCGCTATCAGAAAGCTCACGGCCGCCCGGCTGACGCGCGGCAATGTGCAGATCGCGCTCAATGTCAGTGTCGCCGACAGCAAGCTGGAACTGGTGGTCAACGAGACCGCGCTTGAGGCCGTGCTCGATCTGAAGAACCGGCTTGCCTCCAGACTGGACGATTCGCGCCTGTCGCTCGAGGGGCTGCTGGCGGTCCGCGGCATTGCCGAACTGCGCGAGGCGGACGAGCCGGGTGATGCAATGGCATCGCGCGAAGCCCTGATCGTGTCCGATCTGGAACTCGCAATCGGTCGCCTTGCAGCCATGCGGGCAGAGGAAGGCGAGAAGATCGTCGCCGTATTGCGCGAGCAGGTCGACGCGATCGAGGCCTTGACGGTCGTCATCGAGGCGGACCGCTCGCGCCAGCCCGCCGTGATCGCGGCGCGGCTTTGCGAACAGGTGCAGCGTCTGCTGGAAGCAGCCCCCTCGCTTGAGGGCGACCGGCTTTATGCCGAGGCGGTGCTGCTGGCGACCAAATCCGACATCCGCGAGGAACTTGACCGGCTGCGCGCCCATGTGACGGCCGCGCGGGCCTTGCTCGGCGAGCCCGGGCCCTGCGGGCGCCGGCTCGATTTCCTGGCGCAGGAATTCAATCGCGAAACCAATACGATCTGTTCCAAGTCCAATTCGGTGGAGGTGACGGCTGCCGGACTTGAATTGAAAACGGTGATCGATCAGTTTCGCGAACAATTGCAGAATCTGGAGTGA
- the gmk gene encoding guanylate kinase, with translation MNVSGTDKRRGVMLVLAAPSGAGKSTIARRLLAEDPMIDLSISATTRQIRASEREGVHYFFMDPESFIRKRDEGAFLEWAEVHGNYYATPRAAVERSLAAGRDVLFDIDVQGARQLKQAMPGDVVGIFVLPPSMEALRARLLARAEDSKAAMEVRLKNATGEISHWRDYEYVVINDDLDDAYDLVRSILRAERARRECETVIPHHVARLLGS, from the coding sequence ATGAACGTGAGCGGAACGGATAAACGGCGGGGCGTGATGCTGGTGCTGGCGGCCCCTTCGGGGGCCGGCAAATCGACGATCGCGCGGCGGCTTCTGGCCGAGGACCCGATGATCGATCTTTCGATCAGCGCCACCACGCGGCAGATCCGCGCGAGCGAACGCGAGGGGGTGCATTATTTCTTCATGGATCCGGAAAGCTTCATCAGGAAGCGCGATGAGGGGGCCTTTCTGGAATGGGCCGAAGTGCATGGCAATTACTACGCCACGCCCAGGGCCGCCGTGGAACGTTCGCTTGCCGCCGGCCGCGACGTGCTGTTCGATATCGATGTGCAGGGCGCCCGGCAACTGAAGCAGGCGATGCCCGGCGATGTCGTCGGCATCTTCGTGCTGCCGCCGTCGATGGAGGCGCTCAGGGCGCGGTTGCTGGCGCGAGCGGAAGACAGCAAGGCGGCGATGGAGGTGCGCCTCAAGAACGCCACCGGCGAGATTTCACACTGGCGCGATTACGAATATGTCGTCATCAACGACGACCTGGACGACGCCTACGACCTTGTACGCTCGATCCTGCGCGCCGAGCGGGCCAGGCGTGAATGCGAAACGGTGATCCCGCATCACGTCGCGCGGCTCCTGGGCAGCTAG